One Aphelocoma coerulescens isolate FSJ_1873_10779 unplaced genomic scaffold, UR_Acoe_1.0 HiC_scaffold_70, whole genome shotgun sequence genomic region harbors:
- the LOC138102327 gene encoding maestro heat-like repeat-containing protein family member 7: MAGRFRGLFKVFRGKKGPAAAPAQQPEELEQFQPQQDDAALDRTQEQDRAHGHFRRRTAQMFRKFIRIRRGKTSTTATEGTAEPDSGLTELQAEPGVSTDSPECSEDSDSPMNDHTAKTLMAGTEDMGGTEDMAVTKDMAGTEDMGGTEDMADMAGTEDMAVTKDMAGTEDVAGTEDMAITNTDTRETQGIANPDTTPTPTGIHAPELDFFEESAVSPQQQVPAMVRNIHQRLGFHVTVDARLPINLLRLAEEHPADVVLTLLRCAPSCDRAATMMWRLIGLSASTLEKVLPTLLCVMEDWPLHSMSTSDGDDTPVLALAATLALWVIVQVPRCHEAMNLYSSRIFVALLSHVVITTQQTPEEVDHFWRACREEHGLPTNPNRFAVQAMKALLCQLRCDNEVVAVERKRGWDTLLCADTQHYAVGLLAREMRQVLMPLCSRITLHLLRLLSREEPRWDLPFLAFLVEVLECLDLRECGDSVLEMMSRYLLSECRQRCRLALRGLVVLSKDPVMARRMGSLSQRLVELLDDADGEVVRMSLSVFMNVLENKDILVSSTTAPKLAEALLPLFANDNSHVQLLSIHLFSKVMELVVEEGKKPLKTIVNQSLYPLLIYGDDENWRVAKASRETLICAAKFLKRTDLEQLLKKDQRLKFAECLLAADRSRAAELLHQALPFVGSPQESLREAAARFMATARVLLRGQKEELQVLSEALQALRRDDSPSQTNIVVQEIFNKRAAELRSSAGSEPESL; the protein is encoded by the exons ATGGCGGGCAGATTCCGTGGCCTGTTCAAagtgttcagggggaaaaaaggccctgcagctgccccagcacaaCAGCCCGAAGAGCTGGAGCAGTTCCAGCCACAGCAGGATG ATGCAGCCCTGGACCGGACACAAGAGCAGGACCGTGCCCACGGCCACTTCCGGAGAAGAACAGCGCAG ATGTTCCGGAAGTTCATCCGCATTCGGCGTGGAAAGACCAGCACCACAGCAACTGagggcacagctgagcctgACTCTGGGCTGACCGAGCTCCAGGCAGAGCCTGGTGTCAGCACAGATTCACCTGAGTGCTCAGAAGACTCTGACAGTCCCATGAATGATCACACGGCGAAGACTCTcatggcagggactgaggacatgggagggactgaggatatggcagtgacaaaggacatggcagggactgaggacatgggagggactgaggatatggca gacatggcagggactgaggatatggcagtgacaaaggacatggcagggactgaggaCGTGGCAGGGACTGAGGACATGGCCATCACAAACACCGACACCAGAGAGACTCAGGGCATCGCAAATCCTGACACCACGCCCACTCCCACTGGGATTCATGCTCCCGAACTGGATTTTTTTGAAGAGAGTGCTGTTTCTCCTCAGCAGCAG GTGCCAGCCATGGTGAGGAACATTCACCAGAGACTCGGGTTCCATGTCACTGTGGATGCCAGGCTGCCCATTAACCTTCTGAGGCTGGCTGAAGAGCACCCCGCTGATGTGGTGCTGACCCTCCTGCGCTGTGCCCCATCGTGCGACAG AGCTGCCACAATGATGTGGAGACTCATAGGCTTGTCAGCCAGCACACTGGAGAAGGTGCTGCCAACACTGCTCTGTGTGATGGAGGACTGGCCTCTGCACAGCATGTCCACCTCTGATGGGGACGACACACCTGTCCTTGCCCTGGCT GCAACTCTGGCGCTGTGGGTGATTGTCCAGGTGCCTCGGTGCCACGAGGCAATGAACCTTTACTCCTCCCGCATCTttgtggctctgctctcccatGTTGTCATCACCACACAGCAGACGCCAGAGGAAGTTGATCACTTCTGGAGAGCGTGCCGGGAGGAACACGGCCTTCCCACCAACCCCAACAG GTTTGCAGTGCAGGCCATGAAGGCTCTGCTCTGTCAACTGCGCTGTGACAATGAGGTGGTGGCTGTGGAGCGCAAGCGTGGCTGGGACACGCTGCTGTGTGCTGACACCCAGCACTATGCAGTGGGTCTGCTGGCCAG AGAGATGCGCCAGGTCTTGATGCCTTTGTGTTCCCGCATCACACTCCACCTGCTCAGGCTGCTCAGCAGGGAGGAGCCACGCTGGGATCTGCCCTTCCTGGCATTCCTTGTGGAG GTCCTCGAGTGCCTGGACTTGAGGGAATGCGGTGACAGTGTCCTGGAGATGATGTCCAGGTACCTGCTGAGCGAGTGCAGGCAGAGATGTCGCCTGGCACTCAGAGGCCTCGTGGTGCTCAGCAAGGATCCTGTGATG GCCAGAAGGATGGGCAGCCTGTCCCAACGgctggtggagctgctggatgatGCAGACGGAGAGGTGGTCAGGATGTCCCTCTCTGTGTTCATGAATGTGCTGGAGAACAAAGACATCCTGGTATCCAGCACCACCGCCCCGAAACTGGCTGAGGCGCTCCTGCCACTCTTTGCAAAT gacaACAGCCATGTGCAGCTGCTCTCCATTCACCTCTTCTCCAAGGTGATGGAGTTGGtagtggaggagggaaaaaagccccTGAAGACGATTGTGAACCAGAGCCTTTACCCACTTTTAATCTATGGGGATGATGAGAACTGGCGTGTGGCAAAG gcttctcGCGAAACACTGATTTGTGCAGCCAAGTTCCTGAAGAGGACAGATCTCGAGCAGCTGCTGAAGAAGGACCAGAGGTTGAAGTTTGCCGAGTGCCTG ctggcagcGGACAGGAGCCGAGCGGCCGAGCTCCTGCACCAGGCCCTGCCGTTCGTGGGCAGCCCACAGGAGTCCCTGCGGGAGGCGGCCGCCAGGTTCATGG CGACTGCCAGGGTGCTCTTGAGGGGGCAGAAGGAAGAGCTCCAGGTCCTCAGTGAGG CCCTTCAAGCCCTGAGGAGAGATGACAGCCCTTCCCAGACAAACATCGTAGTTCAGGAAATATTCAACAAAAGAGCTGCAGAACTACGTTCATCTGCTGGCTCAGAACCAGAGTCCCTTTAA